The following coding sequences are from one Arthrobacter crystallopoietes window:
- a CDS encoding TadE family type IV pilus minor pilin: protein MTRQQNGDRGSVTAETAIVMPAIVAVLAMLLAGAAAGSTQLQLEKAAQTAARQLARGETASVAASAVRRIAGSGATLASGNAGGWITVRTTAAVPVPWAGVGGWTLAAEATAPAEQHAVSSPTITGAGK from the coding sequence ATGACCCGCCAGCAGAACGGTGACCGCGGGTCGGTCACAGCCGAGACCGCCATCGTGATGCCGGCAATCGTGGCGGTGCTGGCCATGCTGCTGGCCGGGGCCGCCGCCGGGTCAACGCAATTGCAATTGGAGAAGGCCGCACAGACAGCCGCGCGACAGTTGGCCCGGGGCGAAACGGCGTCGGTGGCGGCCTCCGCCGTCCGCAGGATTGCGGGCAGCGGGGCCACGTTGGCAAGCGGAAACGCGGGAGGCTGGATCACCGTGAGGACCACTGCGGCGGTACCCGTTCCTTGGGCCGGCGTCGGTGGCTGGACCTTGGCTGCCGAGGCGACGGCACCGGCTGAGCAGCACGCGGTTTCGTCGCCGACGATCACGGGAGCGGGGAAATGA
- a CDS encoding type II secretion system F family protein, whose amino-acid sequence MTALLVTLLCLAAIVVLGCGKRRLAPISAGLLRLPQPRRRPGKRGRDSADELPMFVRQVASLLRSGRTPAQMWADILRVYGPEEFAPEASRNPPEAEQADRPGEGLPALLLPGMRSAGQAAELGLSVGFALRQANVPGVGTRSPAAVMARRMWQDMAACWDAAEQTGAPLAVLLENYAGHLQHTLDGAAARRTALAGPRATTTLLTWLPIFGLGLGIAMGADPLGILLGTPAGWAILAVGLGLLAAGRLWSQRLVSRAADG is encoded by the coding sequence ATGACGGCGCTGCTGGTGACGCTGCTGTGTCTGGCAGCCATCGTCGTCCTGGGCTGCGGGAAACGTCGGCTGGCTCCAATCAGTGCTGGGTTGCTACGCCTGCCGCAGCCCCGCCGGCGTCCGGGCAAACGCGGTCGGGACAGCGCCGATGAACTGCCCATGTTCGTGCGGCAAGTGGCTTCCTTGCTGCGCTCGGGACGGACCCCGGCCCAGATGTGGGCAGACATTCTCCGGGTCTATGGACCTGAAGAGTTCGCGCCGGAAGCAAGCCGGAATCCACCTGAGGCGGAGCAAGCGGACCGTCCGGGGGAGGGCCTTCCTGCGCTGCTTTTGCCTGGCATGCGATCGGCCGGACAGGCGGCCGAGCTTGGATTAAGCGTCGGCTTCGCCCTGCGCCAGGCCAACGTACCCGGCGTCGGGACACGGTCGCCGGCTGCCGTAATGGCCAGACGTATGTGGCAGGATATGGCGGCCTGTTGGGACGCTGCCGAACAGACCGGAGCGCCGCTGGCCGTCCTGCTGGAAAATTACGCCGGACATCTGCAGCACACCCTGGACGGGGCAGCCGCCCGGCGTACCGCATTGGCCGGCCCACGTGCCACGACCACGCTGCTGACGTGGCTTCCGATCTTTGGTCTCGGCCTCGGCATTGCCATGGGTGCCGATCCTCTTGGCATCCTTCTGGGAACCCCGGCGGGCTGGGCCATCCTCGCCGTGGGGTTGGGGCTGCTGGCAGCAGGCCGGCTCTGGTCCCAGCGTTTGGTCAGCCGCGCTGCGGACGGATAA
- a CDS encoding TadA family conjugal transfer-associated ATPase: MAAAVQSSGQLLGTDGVLEAVENLTADLRGLGPLQRLALKGTVTDILVNGPSEVWTDGERGLERSQVTFSNDAEVRALATRLVTAGGRRLDDGNPCVDVRLDGYRVHAVLPPVSTQGTLLSIRIRRPRVFTLAELVGPASGWLPYLEAVVAGRLNFLISGATGSGKTTMLSAMLGLSASFERLVLVEDAAELNPDHPHVVGLQSRHSNLEGSGSVDLGELVRQALRMRPDRLIVGECRGAEVREFLAAMNTGHAGAGGTVHANSAAGVPARLAAMGALAGLEPQALALQASTALDVIIHLDRTAAGRQIRELALLRATSAGTLETVPALVARGTTMEFGPGWRELEPRLFGAGTGQARTAGS; this comes from the coding sequence GTGGCAGCGGCGGTACAGTCGAGCGGCCAGCTTCTGGGCACCGACGGTGTGCTGGAGGCCGTGGAGAACCTGACGGCTGACCTGCGGGGTCTCGGACCGCTGCAGCGGCTGGCCCTGAAAGGGACAGTCACGGACATTCTGGTCAACGGGCCCTCCGAGGTATGGACCGACGGGGAACGAGGCCTGGAGCGAAGCCAAGTCACTTTCAGCAACGATGCAGAGGTACGCGCCTTGGCTACCCGGCTCGTGACTGCAGGGGGCCGCCGGCTCGACGACGGCAACCCGTGCGTGGATGTGCGCCTCGACGGATACCGGGTCCATGCGGTCCTGCCGCCGGTATCCACCCAGGGAACGCTGCTGTCAATCCGCATCCGCCGGCCCCGCGTGTTTACCCTCGCCGAACTGGTCGGGCCTGCATCCGGTTGGCTACCGTATCTCGAAGCAGTGGTGGCCGGGCGGCTGAACTTCCTGATCAGCGGTGCCACCGGCTCGGGCAAGACCACGATGCTGTCCGCGATGCTCGGGCTCTCCGCGTCCTTTGAACGGTTGGTTTTGGTCGAAGACGCAGCGGAGCTCAATCCCGACCATCCGCACGTTGTCGGTCTGCAAAGCCGGCACAGCAATCTGGAAGGCAGCGGCAGTGTCGACCTGGGCGAGCTGGTCCGCCAAGCCCTGCGGATGCGTCCGGACCGTCTGATTGTGGGGGAGTGCCGGGGTGCAGAGGTGCGCGAGTTCCTCGCTGCCATGAACACCGGTCACGCCGGGGCGGGCGGCACTGTGCACGCCAATTCAGCCGCCGGTGTGCCGGCCAGGCTGGCGGCCATGGGAGCACTCGCCGGTTTGGAACCCCAGGCGCTGGCCTTGCAGGCCAGTACGGCACTGGATGTGATCATTCATCTGGACCGCACAGCTGCCGGCAGGCAGATCAGGGAGTTGGCGCTGCTGCGGGCCACGTCGGCGGGAACCCTCGAAACGGTGCCGGCACTGGTGGCCCGCGGCACCACTATGGAATTCGGACCAGGCTGGCGGGAACTGGAGCCCAGGTTGTTCGGGGCGGGAACAGGCCAAGCAAGAACAGCCGGGTCATGA
- a CDS encoding DEAD/DEAH box helicase: MALHDSLIPLLGSGPDPEQLMHVRELSARDAIHEPWPDWAHPDVVDAYATLGMHQPWRHQVLAAESAHAGQHTIIATGTASGKSLAYQLPALDSIHRTSLEDQARLEPTGSVALYLAPTKALAADQLSAIKSLKLPTVRAETYDGDTDPGARRWIRDHANFVLANPDMLHFGILPNHTWWARFFRRLKYVIIDEAHSYRGVFGSHVANLMRRLRRICASYGADPVFIGASATSSDPASSFGRLIGSEAKAVTTDCSPHGATTVAFWEPQLTELKGENGARERRTVVAETADLLANLVSARVRTIAFIKSRRGAETISSITKRLLEEVHPSLPNRIAAYRSGYLPEERRELENKLRSGQLLGVSSTSALELGIDISGLDAVLVAGWPGTRASLFQQIGRAGRAGQDAVAAFVASDDPLDTYLVHHPEAVFDVSVEATVFDPSNPYVLGPHLCSAAQELPLTPAELGLFGPTAESLLDRLTTDGYLRRRPAGWYWTHAESAASLVNLRGDGGGPINIVESESGMLLGTMDSPQSHYQAHTGAIYVHQGTTYIVDELNEQDHCAMVTRSNPDYYTQARDITQIEVLEELRGADWGRVRASFGEVKVTTKVISFQRKAFISNEILGEEPLELGARELFTKAVWFTIDEADLAAAGLVTARIPGALHAAEHAGIGLLPLVASSDRWDIGGVSTALHADTGKPTIFVYDGHPGGAGFAERGYDAARTWLTATRDAIRACECESGCPSCVQSPKCGNKNNPLDKSGAVMLIDALLAAADIPAAEAAR; the protein is encoded by the coding sequence GTGGCACTGCATGATTCTCTGATCCCCCTGCTCGGCTCCGGTCCGGACCCCGAACAGCTCATGCACGTCCGCGAACTGTCTGCACGGGACGCCATCCACGAACCCTGGCCGGATTGGGCGCACCCGGATGTCGTCGATGCCTATGCCACCTTGGGCATGCATCAGCCGTGGCGGCACCAGGTCCTCGCCGCCGAATCGGCCCACGCCGGCCAGCACACGATCATTGCCACAGGCACTGCGTCCGGGAAGTCGTTGGCCTACCAGCTCCCGGCGCTGGACTCGATCCACCGCACCTCGCTGGAGGACCAGGCCAGGCTGGAACCCACGGGATCCGTCGCGTTATACCTGGCTCCAACCAAAGCCCTCGCCGCGGACCAGCTGTCCGCCATTAAATCCCTCAAACTGCCGACGGTGCGGGCCGAAACGTACGACGGCGACACGGATCCCGGCGCCCGCCGCTGGATCCGTGACCATGCCAATTTCGTCCTGGCGAATCCGGACATGCTCCACTTTGGGATCCTGCCGAACCACACTTGGTGGGCCCGGTTCTTCCGCCGGCTCAAGTACGTCATCATCGATGAAGCCCACAGTTACCGAGGCGTTTTCGGTTCCCATGTGGCCAACCTGATGCGCCGGTTGCGCCGGATCTGCGCCAGCTATGGCGCCGACCCTGTGTTCATCGGCGCCTCCGCCACGTCGTCCGATCCAGCCTCTTCCTTTGGCCGGCTGATCGGTTCCGAGGCCAAGGCGGTGACGACTGATTGTTCGCCTCACGGCGCCACCACCGTAGCGTTCTGGGAGCCTCAACTAACGGAGCTCAAGGGCGAAAACGGCGCGCGCGAGCGTCGGACCGTAGTAGCCGAAACGGCGGACCTGCTGGCCAACCTTGTCTCCGCACGCGTCCGGACCATCGCCTTCATCAAGTCAAGGCGCGGGGCGGAAACCATCTCCAGCATTACCAAAAGGCTCTTGGAAGAGGTCCATCCGTCGCTGCCTAACCGGATCGCAGCCTACCGCTCCGGTTATCTGCCCGAAGAACGCAGGGAACTTGAAAACAAGCTCCGGTCCGGCCAGTTGCTTGGGGTTTCGAGTACTTCCGCGCTGGAACTGGGTATAGATATTTCCGGGCTGGATGCGGTACTGGTCGCAGGCTGGCCCGGCACCCGGGCCTCGCTGTTCCAACAGATTGGACGGGCCGGCAGGGCCGGGCAGGATGCCGTGGCAGCGTTCGTGGCCAGCGATGATCCACTCGACACTTATCTCGTGCACCATCCCGAAGCGGTCTTCGACGTCTCCGTCGAAGCCACCGTGTTCGACCCGTCAAACCCCTATGTCCTCGGCCCGCATCTCTGTTCGGCGGCCCAGGAGCTGCCGCTGACTCCGGCGGAGCTGGGGCTCTTCGGCCCCACAGCCGAATCCCTGCTGGATCGCCTCACGACAGACGGTTATCTGCGGCGGCGTCCTGCAGGCTGGTATTGGACACATGCCGAAAGCGCAGCGTCCCTGGTTAACCTCCGGGGCGACGGCGGTGGTCCCATCAACATCGTCGAATCGGAATCGGGCATGCTGCTGGGCACCATGGACTCGCCGCAGTCCCACTACCAGGCGCACACCGGAGCCATTTACGTCCACCAAGGCACCACCTACATCGTGGACGAGCTCAATGAGCAGGACCACTGCGCCATGGTCACCCGGTCCAATCCCGATTACTACACGCAGGCCCGGGACATCACCCAGATCGAGGTTCTGGAAGAACTGCGTGGCGCAGACTGGGGCAGAGTCCGTGCTTCCTTCGGTGAAGTCAAAGTCACGACAAAGGTGATCTCCTTCCAGCGCAAGGCCTTCATCTCCAATGAGATCCTGGGTGAAGAACCGCTCGAATTAGGTGCGCGGGAACTCTTCACCAAGGCAGTCTGGTTCACCATCGACGAGGCCGATCTTGCCGCGGCCGGCCTCGTTACGGCCAGGATTCCCGGAGCGCTGCATGCCGCCGAGCATGCCGGGATCGGGCTGCTTCCGCTGGTAGCGTCGAGCGACCGGTGGGACATCGGCGGAGTCTCCACGGCCTTACATGCCGACACCGGGAAACCGACCATCTTCGTCTACGACGGTCATCCGGGCGGAGCCGGTTTCGCTGAACGAGGTTACGACGCTGCCCGGACCTGGCTCACCGCCACTCGAGACGCGATCCGGGCCTGCGAATGTGAGTCCGGCTGCCCGTCGTGCGTGCAGTCACCCAAATGCGGCAACAAGAACAACCCCTTGGATAAGTCTGGTGCCGTAATGCTGATCGACGCGCTGCTCGCCGCGGCCGATATACCCGCGGCGGAAGCAGCGCGCTGA
- a CDS encoding bifunctional 3'-5' exonuclease/DNA polymerase has product MYMVLAPAAPGAGTASRDGQAFCLQPADATGAPTGPAAVVSLADLPGAVRRAEQGRVRWVWDTTRSSYLPMLKAGASVERCHDLTLTRNILSLSEFAPGSDYVLSLRRSAVTDEERDGLPRQVLPVPDSPDQFTLFDSPQPRGRSVHELIRELQDQLAAVAGSSRRGRLQLLVAAESAGALIAVEMEYAGVPWREDIHEQILAGFLGPRPRNGERPLELERLVARLRELLDNPRFNPDSAQELLRALHRAGIEVKSTRSWELQEHNHPAIAPLLEYKKLSRLHSANGWTWLDTWVRNGRFRPEYIVGGVVTGRWASRGGGALQIPQQIRDAARPDPGHKLVVADAAQLEPRVLAALAQDSALAAAARGKDLYQGIADVGFGGDRAKAKVAMLGAMYGATTGESGRLVPQLTRTYPRAIGILERAARTGEAGGIVSSYLGRSCATPSERWLQAQRTTTAEEQRRADSIARTRGRFTRNFIIQSTAAEWALCWLAELRRRLRSAAADGTYVGELVFFLHDEVMLHANADQIQLVCRIVEESAAEATRLMFGPIPIEFAVSIAVVDSYADAK; this is encoded by the coding sequence ATGTACATGGTCCTTGCCCCTGCTGCGCCCGGCGCCGGCACTGCTTCGCGGGACGGGCAGGCCTTCTGTCTCCAACCCGCAGACGCAACGGGCGCACCCACCGGCCCCGCCGCCGTCGTAAGCCTTGCAGACCTTCCCGGCGCCGTCCGCCGTGCCGAGCAAGGACGTGTCCGTTGGGTCTGGGACACGACGCGGAGCAGTTACCTGCCGATGCTCAAGGCGGGAGCGAGCGTGGAGCGTTGCCACGATCTGACCCTGACCCGCAACATCCTGTCGCTGTCCGAGTTCGCGCCCGGCAGCGATTATGTCCTGTCCTTGCGGCGGTCCGCCGTGACGGATGAAGAACGTGACGGCTTGCCCCGCCAGGTCCTGCCTGTGCCTGATTCGCCGGATCAGTTCACGCTCTTTGATTCGCCGCAGCCCCGCGGTAGAAGCGTGCATGAACTGATCCGGGAGCTGCAAGACCAACTGGCAGCTGTTGCTGGGTCATCCCGGCGCGGACGGCTCCAGTTGCTGGTGGCAGCCGAATCCGCAGGCGCGCTCATCGCCGTCGAAATGGAATACGCCGGCGTGCCCTGGCGCGAAGACATCCACGAGCAGATCCTGGCAGGATTCCTCGGTCCGCGTCCGCGCAACGGCGAGCGCCCCCTTGAGCTGGAGAGGCTCGTCGCCCGGCTGCGCGAGCTGCTGGACAACCCACGCTTCAACCCGGATTCCGCCCAGGAGCTGCTACGCGCCCTGCACCGCGCCGGGATAGAGGTCAAGAGCACCAGATCGTGGGAACTGCAGGAACACAACCACCCGGCCATTGCCCCGCTGCTCGAATACAAGAAGCTCTCGAGGCTGCATTCGGCCAACGGCTGGACCTGGCTGGATACCTGGGTGCGGAACGGCCGCTTCCGGCCCGAATACATTGTGGGCGGGGTGGTAACCGGCCGCTGGGCGTCACGCGGCGGCGGCGCGCTGCAGATTCCGCAGCAGATCCGCGACGCCGCCCGCCCGGACCCCGGCCACAAGCTCGTGGTGGCCGATGCCGCCCAGCTTGAGCCGCGGGTGCTGGCCGCGTTGGCCCAGGACTCCGCGCTCGCGGCGGCAGCCCGGGGCAAGGATCTGTACCAGGGCATCGCCGACGTGGGATTCGGCGGCGACCGGGCCAAGGCGAAAGTGGCCATGCTGGGAGCCATGTACGGCGCGACTACCGGCGAATCCGGCCGGCTGGTGCCGCAGCTGACGCGGACCTACCCGCGGGCCATCGGCATCCTCGAACGTGCCGCGCGGACGGGCGAAGCCGGCGGCATCGTCAGCAGTTATCTGGGGCGGAGCTGCGCCACTCCCTCGGAACGCTGGCTGCAGGCGCAGCGGACCACCACGGCGGAGGAACAGCGCCGGGCGGACAGCATCGCCCGCACCAGGGGACGTTTCACACGTAATTTCATCATCCAGTCGACAGCAGCGGAATGGGCCTTGTGCTGGCTCGCAGAATTACGACGGCGGCTGCGCAGCGCAGCGGCGGACGGCACCTATGTGGGGGAACTGGTGTTCTTCCTGCACGACGAAGTGATGCTGCACGCGAACGCGGACCAGATCCAGCTGGTGTGCCGGATTGTTGAAGAGTCGGCGGCGGAGGCTACGCGGCTGATGTTCGGTCCGATCCCGATCGAGTTCGCCGTCAGCATCGCGGTGGTGGATTCCTACGCCGATGCGAAGTAG
- a CDS encoding rhodanese-related sulfurtransferase has translation MAVNRIVLYYAFTPLPDPEAVRLWQRALCEKLGLRGRILISADGINGTVGGEISAVKQYVKATREYPAFKKMDIKWSEGGAEDFPRLSVKVRDEIVSFGAPGELKVDENGVIGGGTHLRPEELHELVEAKKQAGEDVVFFDGRNAFEAQIGKFKDAIVPDVATTHDFIKELESGKYDDLKDKPVVTYCTGGIRCEVLSSLMVNRGFQEVYQMKGGIVRYGETFGDAGLWEGSLYVFDKRMHMEFTPDAKTIGECVRCQGATNKFENCSNPSCRNLTLYCTECASNPETLRCPDGCAA, from the coding sequence GTGGCTGTAAACCGAATTGTGCTTTATTACGCGTTCACCCCCTTGCCGGATCCCGAAGCGGTACGGCTATGGCAACGCGCCCTCTGCGAAAAACTGGGTCTGCGGGGCAGGATCCTGATCTCCGCGGACGGCATCAACGGCACCGTCGGCGGGGAAATCAGTGCAGTCAAGCAGTATGTGAAGGCCACCCGCGAGTATCCGGCGTTCAAGAAGATGGACATCAAGTGGTCGGAAGGCGGTGCCGAGGACTTCCCACGGCTGAGCGTAAAGGTCCGTGACGAAATCGTGTCCTTCGGCGCACCGGGAGAACTCAAGGTCGACGAGAACGGTGTGATCGGCGGCGGGACGCATCTGAGGCCGGAAGAACTGCACGAACTGGTGGAGGCCAAGAAGCAGGCTGGCGAGGATGTGGTCTTCTTTGACGGCCGCAACGCGTTCGAGGCGCAGATCGGCAAGTTCAAGGACGCCATAGTCCCGGATGTCGCCACCACCCACGATTTCATCAAAGAGCTCGAATCCGGTAAGTACGACGACCTCAAGGACAAGCCCGTGGTGACGTACTGTACCGGCGGAATCCGGTGCGAAGTGCTGTCCTCGCTCATGGTCAACCGCGGTTTCCAGGAGGTTTACCAGATGAAGGGCGGCATTGTCCGCTACGGCGAGACGTTCGGGGACGCCGGGCTGTGGGAAGGCTCGCTCTACGTCTTCGACAAGCGCATGCATATGGAATTCACGCCCGATGCGAAGACCATCGGTGAATGCGTCCGCTGCCAGGGCGCGACGAACAAGTTCGAGAACTGCTCGAATCCGAGCTGCCGCAACCTCACCCTGTATTGCACCGAGTGCGCGTCGAACCCCGAGACTCTCCGCTGCCCGGACGGCTGCGCAGCCTAA
- a CDS encoding Rv3654c family TadE-like protein yields MTRDAVDPLRECGSGTVMAAAAALLMCFLAAALAAGMQASTAVARASKAADLAALAAADAARGLLDGDPCGLAGEVAREHGAELANCRRHGAAGAVVDIDVAVPLPQLFGMVHAPWKEAEGRARAGPPP; encoded by the coding sequence ATGACGCGAGACGCCGTCGACCCGCTGCGCGAATGTGGTTCCGGCACCGTGATGGCGGCGGCAGCGGCACTGCTGATGTGCTTTCTGGCGGCGGCACTGGCAGCGGGAATGCAAGCCAGTACCGCCGTAGCCCGTGCGTCCAAGGCTGCGGATCTTGCTGCCCTGGCAGCCGCCGACGCCGCCCGTGGTCTGTTGGACGGGGATCCCTGCGGCTTGGCCGGTGAAGTTGCACGAGAACACGGAGCCGAGCTGGCCAATTGCCGCCGACACGGAGCGGCGGGAGCCGTAGTCGACATCGACGTCGCCGTCCCCTTACCGCAGCTGTTCGGTATGGTGCATGCGCCGTGGAAGGAGGCTGAAGGGCGGGCCAGGGCCGGACCGCCGCCCTGA
- a CDS encoding type II secretion system F family protein, with protein MAGLIIPLLIFGALWLLVVPWPLLRKRRWERGPAGTPHRFRVMKRQQSDTGAGRTGAASGSVGVSAPDTALMLDLLGAMIQSGTSLPAAVATLAQVAESGSRERLDKVASALQLGTEWHTAWGLVGRDTRLDEIQEALRFGAATGAPSAAILYAQADQLRRRRRQEAERRAATLGTRLVLPLGLCALPSFISLGIVPVLISLLPDL; from the coding sequence ATGGCTGGGTTGATTATCCCGCTGCTCATCTTTGGAGCGCTGTGGCTGCTCGTGGTTCCTTGGCCGCTACTTCGGAAACGCAGGTGGGAACGTGGGCCGGCCGGCACACCACACCGGTTCCGTGTTATGAAGCGGCAGCAGTCAGATACTGGAGCAGGCCGCACAGGTGCCGCCAGCGGCAGCGTCGGGGTAAGCGCACCCGACACGGCGCTGATGCTGGATCTGCTCGGGGCCATGATCCAATCCGGTACCTCGCTGCCTGCCGCGGTGGCGACGCTTGCTCAGGTCGCCGAATCTGGCAGCAGGGAACGGCTGGATAAAGTCGCCTCTGCCCTGCAGCTCGGAACAGAGTGGCACACGGCCTGGGGGCTCGTCGGCAGGGACACCAGGCTGGACGAGATACAGGAGGCGCTGCGGTTCGGAGCAGCCACCGGCGCGCCCTCTGCGGCCATTCTGTATGCGCAGGCGGACCAGTTGCGCCGCCGCCGCAGGCAGGAAGCCGAGCGGCGTGCGGCCACCTTAGGGACGCGGTTGGTCCTGCCGCTGGGTTTGTGTGCGCTGCCGTCCTTCATCAGCCTTGGTATTGTGCCGGTGCTGATCTCGCTGCTCCCCGACCTGTGA
- a CDS encoding DUF4244 domain-containing protein: MSLSRSTQFSRSFDGSAAAEASAESEEIAEVIQLPLPHVDETAGRGWRRLTGSEAGMATAEYAIATLAAVGFAGLLVLILRSGEVRGLLTGLVEMALTAV; the protein is encoded by the coding sequence ATGTCATTGTCACGATCAACCCAGTTCTCCCGTTCTTTTGACGGCTCCGCCGCGGCAGAAGCTTCCGCCGAATCGGAGGAGATCGCCGAGGTCATTCAGCTTCCGCTCCCGCATGTGGACGAAACCGCCGGTCGCGGCTGGCGCCGGCTGACCGGTTCCGAAGCGGGAATGGCTACCGCCGAATACGCCATCGCTACACTTGCCGCCGTGGGCTTTGCCGGGCTGCTGGTGCTCATCCTGCGCAGCGGGGAGGTGCGGGGGCTCTTGACCGGCCTCGTGGAAATGGCACTGACCGCGGTGTGA
- a CDS encoding GNAT family N-acetyltransferase — translation MALDFTADVPDNLLPAWVAGWSACRGYSPAREAGHPAIVLADKTGDWEFFAYEPGDEEFADLARNTLESPKRMLTVLTRDPQRYHMLAPQHGLRVHHSDQSMMVTDMSEQDAEDPWYRDTDFKTVIDRDGNVHRARVMYGEEEAAHGVMAVVDGVAVFDHIETHNNFRRRGLATHIMRALAASAFEHLVETGLLIASHDGRMLYQHLGWDTVCDVLILKPSDAA, via the coding sequence ATGGCCCTCGATTTCACAGCAGACGTACCTGATAACTTGCTCCCGGCGTGGGTTGCCGGATGGTCAGCCTGCCGCGGCTATTCCCCGGCTCGCGAAGCCGGGCATCCGGCCATCGTGCTCGCCGATAAGACCGGCGACTGGGAGTTCTTTGCCTATGAGCCCGGTGACGAGGAGTTCGCGGATCTCGCCAGGAACACACTGGAATCGCCCAAGCGCATGCTCACCGTGCTGACCCGTGATCCGCAGCGCTACCATATGCTGGCGCCGCAGCACGGGCTGAGGGTCCATCACAGCGACCAGTCCATGATGGTCACCGACATGTCCGAACAGGACGCCGAGGATCCCTGGTACCGGGACACCGATTTCAAGACCGTCATCGACCGGGACGGCAACGTGCACCGCGCCCGCGTCATGTACGGCGAGGAGGAAGCGGCCCACGGCGTGATGGCTGTGGTGGATGGTGTCGCAGTCTTCGACCACATCGAAACCCATAACAACTTCCGCCGCCGCGGCCTCGCAACGCACATCATGCGCGCCCTGGCAGCTTCAGCGTTCGAGCACCTTGTAGAAACAGGCCTGCTGATTGCCTCGCACGACGGCCGCATGCTGTACCAGCACCTGGGCTGGGACACGGTGTGCGACGTCCTGATCCTCAAGCCCTCGGACGCCGCTTAG
- the ssd gene encoding septum site-determining protein Ssd — protein sequence MQEQISTAQPWTPEHGMPEVLLVTEAARLRDEVARIAAAAGVGLRIVAVQDLGRVPDGSVLVLGSDAASRMPRLGADVIVAGFPEESVLLWEQAAMVAAHRVAVLPDAAAWLAEYLSRNRQRDGAGTVVAVLGATGGIGCSTLACWLAAETAAQGVSTLLVDTDQLGSGLDLGLAPEPLTGLRWPDLAGVKGAVNPAQLRASLPVTNGFSVLSWGGGETSSPALDVPAHAIGGVMAAASEGFSLVVIDAGRVQQGLDRWLDTADQALLLMPSGTRGVLAARAAAEILHPLTVSAVVRGPLPAGLDEELAAASAGLELAGYVPRLRGMGLVQETGRLLERGQSRRVRRPVRRLARQIMHLPSKER from the coding sequence ATGCAGGAGCAGATTTCAACAGCCCAGCCGTGGACACCGGAGCACGGCATGCCCGAGGTACTGCTGGTCACCGAGGCGGCGAGATTGCGCGATGAAGTCGCCAGGATCGCGGCCGCAGCCGGAGTGGGCCTGCGGATTGTGGCCGTGCAGGATCTGGGGCGGGTTCCGGACGGGAGCGTCCTGGTACTGGGCAGCGATGCTGCCTCCCGGATGCCTAGGCTGGGAGCGGATGTCATTGTGGCCGGCTTCCCGGAGGAATCCGTGCTGCTCTGGGAACAGGCCGCGATGGTTGCCGCCCACCGCGTGGCCGTGCTGCCGGACGCGGCCGCGTGGTTGGCAGAGTATTTGAGCAGGAACAGGCAGCGGGACGGCGCGGGGACCGTGGTGGCCGTGCTGGGCGCCACTGGCGGCATTGGCTGCTCCACGCTGGCCTGCTGGCTCGCCGCGGAGACGGCGGCACAGGGAGTGTCTACCCTGTTGGTGGACACGGACCAGCTCGGTAGCGGGCTCGACCTCGGGCTGGCGCCCGAACCGCTGACCGGGTTGCGCTGGCCGGATCTGGCTGGGGTGAAGGGAGCCGTCAACCCGGCCCAGCTGAGGGCTTCGTTGCCGGTCACTAACGGATTCTCCGTGCTGTCCTGGGGAGGCGGCGAAACCTCATCGCCGGCATTGGACGTGCCGGCACACGCCATTGGCGGCGTTATGGCTGCGGCGTCGGAAGGATTTTCGCTCGTGGTCATAGACGCCGGCCGGGTCCAGCAGGGGCTGGACCGCTGGCTGGATACCGCTGATCAAGCCCTGCTGTTGATGCCTTCCGGCACCCGCGGTGTTCTCGCAGCCCGTGCCGCGGCGGAAATCCTGCACCCGCTGACAGTCAGTGCGGTGGTCCGCGGGCCGTTGCCTGCGGGACTGGACGAAGAGTTGGCGGCCGCTTCGGCGGGGCTTGAACTCGCAGGGTATGTTCCTCGGCTTCGCGGGATGGGGCTGGTGCAGGAAACCGGAAGGCTGTTGGAAAGAGGCCAGAGCCGCAGGGTCCGGCGGCCGGTGAGAAGGCTGGCGCGGCAGATCATGCATCTACCAAGCAAGGAGCGTTGA